From a single Ptychodera flava strain L36383 unplaced genomic scaffold, AS_Pfla_20210202 Scaffold_126__1_contigs__length_170810_pilon, whole genome shotgun sequence genomic region:
- the LOC139126707 gene encoding glutamic acid-rich protein-like: MVTRKLKGDTQCNTRITTRCVVVYKDTFAQMEQTMIHTAIYGGEFASEADMDERKTDRDDDIPKPESQNATDETEEGEDSQPANMDERKTDRDDDITKPESHDATDETEEGEDSQPAAENIFEDNDGDIAAEDTGKDKDDNDGQDGSRMKQKKKKTKAKKALKKRPCMFKGGSATGRKQCEK, from the exons ATGGTAACAAGGAAGTTGAAAGGTGACACACAATGTAATACTAGAATTACAACTAGATGTGTGGTAGTGTATAAAGACACCTTTGCACAAATGGAGCAGACAATGATACACACAG CAATTTATGGTGGTGAATTTGCAAGTGAAGCCGACATGGATGAGAGAAAAACAGATAGAGATGATGACATCCCAAAACCTGAAAGTCAGAATGCTACTGATGAAACGGAAGAGGGCGAAGACAGTCAACCTGCCAACATGGATGAGAGAAAAACAGATAGagatgatgacatcacaaaaccTGAAAGTCATGATGCTACTGATGAAACGGAAGAGGGCGAAGACAGTCAACCTGCTGCCGAGAACATATTTGAAGACAATGACGGTGACATTGCTGCTGAAGACACTGGAAAAGACAAAGACGACAATGATGGTCAGGATGGCAGTAGGAtgaagcaaaagaaaaaaaagaccaAGGCAAAGAAAGCTTTAAAGAAAAGGCCATGTATGTTTAAAGGTGGCAGTGCAACCGGACGTAAACAGTGTGAGAAATAG